The sequence GTAAAATCAAATACCTGTTGGCCCAACAATTCATATGCTTTTCCTGTCATTGAATAATCACTCCTGTTAATAGTTTTATCACGCTTTAGAAACGCCATTTCTGGCATAGTGGCAATTAGTCCTGATTGTCCCTAGAGTCTACCTATCGCCACGTGGGATAGGTGTATAAAGCCGTAAACATGATGGTTGGAGGTCTTGCCAGCTCTAAAAAGCTAAGTGTTCTGTTCACGGACTTATTCCTCCTGACAATAAATGGACACAAATTAATAGTTGCAGCCTATAGTCGAGATATGGTAATATTGGTTCATCGAGAAACAATTACATATGAGATTGAACGAATGCCTTCGCTATTCCAGTAGCGGGGGCATTTTTTGTTTCAGCTTCCCAACTTCCTCTGATTTCTTCAAGAAAGTTCTCAAGCTCCGTTGTGTCACGCCCCATATGCTTGAAGAGTGTAACAATATCTTCAACTCTAATCGTCTTCTTTTCCATTGTGCTTGCCTCCCTTCTTGCAGTCAGCAGGTCCTCTTCCTTGCCCGCATGAATATGGGACATTGAAATGCCGTAATATTTACAAAGTCGGCCTATTGCAAACGGATCGGCTCTCCCACAATCAATCTCCCATTTCTTTAATGTGCGTTCTGTGATGCCTGCAGCTTCAGCTGCTTCCTTTATTGAACACCGTACATTTTCACGTGCTTCCCGCAAAGAAATCATACTCCGGCTTTTTGATACTGCTACCTGAGCTAAATACTTGGAACGATCCGCCCGGGTTGAATTCTGATTCAGTGTAACGGTATTACTCATGACTTCGCCCCCTGCTCAGTGGTCGTGCCGATATTGCTGGTTGGTAATAATACGGCCTTCATAGGTTCATCCTTCTCTCTCGATGTATTGGGGGAGTTAACCCCCCACGCTGCTACTCAGTCTTACTGACTGTGATGGAGTACTGACCTTTGACTGCGCTATTGACTGTCTTGATCGCACAATCACCACCAGCAAGTGTTTGAATAAGGTTGTCGAGATCGTCAAGGAAATCAACGTTTCCGCGGTCCAGTTCAAATACCGTGTCTGCTGCTCTTTCTTCCGCTGTTTTGGATCTGAGCTTGGTATAGGCATATTTGATTGAGTTGACCAATTCGACGTAAATTTCACGATCGACTTGCACGGATTCACTTAAAATCTCTTTTGCGATCGGGGCAATATAATCAATTACGCTTTCCCATTGTGTGTCCGGATCTGCGGCCGCCTCTAAGGTTGCTTCAATCTCATCAGCAAAATCTTGTTTTGAAATCCCATCGTTAGCGAACTCATTCAGAAACTCTGCAAACGTGATCGGCATTCCCTCAACTGTAACTTTCCAATTTTCATCAATGATCTTCTCTAGTTGACCCATGATAATCCATCCCTTCGATTTTTAAAGTATATTTTGCCTGTCCAGACAGTTGAAATTGATGCTCTGATATGAGTGGCTACCTTCTGCTACCTCTTTTCAAATACCGTTTTGTAGATCACGTATTCGTTGACAATGATCATTTCTTGAATTCCGCCCAGCGTTTGAAGGGGGTGTTTTGAAACCACATCCTTTGGCAACCACAGTCTCTCCTTTTAGATTAAAAGAGCTCCTGCAGCCCTTCGATCTGAATGTTCAACATCAAAGCCAGCTTTGCCATAGCGCGAATCTTATATTAGTCATAAGGAACGTGACTCATTGGCGGGTCAAGGATCTGGTTGAACACCACGAAGTCAAAAACTTCTGTACGCTGCATGTACCGCTCGGTAATAATGCTCCGTTCAATGTCAGGCAGCCTGCTTACTGATTGTTCTACCCGTTCACAAAACTGACGGCGATGTTCTGGCTCATCCACGTTGTACGCCGCAATATTGCCCGTCTGGTCGCTGACCGATCCTGTGAATCCCTTTGGTGCAGCTGACCAGGATGCGGTTATGGTAGCTTCGCGTTCCTGGAACATCACGAATTTCCATAGCCGGTACCGCTCGAGCTCCGACTCTACAGCTGATTTGAGCTTCCGCTTAACCGCCGACGGTAGTTTATTGATCGCTGCTGTCATTTCCTCATCCCTCTGATAGCGTTATGGGGTTTACGTCTGGATCTACGATGCCAAGAGCTGCACCGATCTTGTAGAGAGCTCTGAGCCGCATTTTCTTGTACGTACCCTCTACGACTCCCATATCCGTATAGATATCGAAATGAGTAATATAAGTGGCTTCCAGCTGAATGTACTTTCGCAAAATTATGTCTTTTTCTATCTCTGGCAGCCTATCAATAACTCTTGTAATGAATGCCGTTTCCTCATTACCACGATTGACTGTTAATAAGGTATGGGCTTGCTCTAACCTATCAATGATCACTTTCTCTGTAGCTCTATCGATCAATTGCTTCACCTCCCAGCAGGCCGCCACGCGCGCGCCTCTTTTTCTTTTGAACTTAGAAAGCTTCTACATTGATCATTTTTGGTATTAAAGGCTATTCTTTAGCCTTATCCCATTCTACGAATTCTGAAGAAGGGACCTCAAAGTACCTCATGAATGTTGGAATGAATGCTAATATGTTGCCGTTATTTTTACTTGGTAAGGTTTTAAAATGTTCTCCTACTCCTTCTTTGAATTCATCCTCTGTTAACTCGAATTCTTTAAGCAGCTCTATGTTGTGCATGATGTGTAATAACTGCTGCTCTGTAATCTTTGGATGTTCCTTATTCAAGGTTCTTCTGAATTCAGTGTTATAAATTGTTAGGAATACGTGATCGTCGATTGGTAAATCGATGTAATATTTTTCTTTAGTACTTTTTTTCTTTAGTTCTTTCTTTATATGGGGGTCTAATGAGTCCTCTCTATAGAGGTCTAATGAGTCCCCTATTAAGGGGTCTAACGAGTCCCCTATACTCTTCTTCAAATCCTTATTAATCCGGAGGAATCTCTTTCTCCCCTCCGTTCGATCAATGACAATTCCACGCGCGATCAAGACCTTAAGCTCTCTTCTGACTTGCCGCTTATCGCATTTAGTGAGTTGAGATATAAATTCAAGAGATAGCCAGCATTCCAGTTGGTTGTATCCAAACGTGTAACGAACAACAGTATTGAATATACGGAATTGGGTCATATTCAAATTTGCTGTCATGAGATAGTCCATCACCCAATGCGGGACTCGAACAAAATTATCTTTTCCTGTAGCGTCGGCCATTTCACCTCACCTTCTTATCCTCCACAGCGCCGTTGTGGAATTCCTCCCTGGCCCTCTACTAGCAGACTAAGGAACTCGAAATCCTTAAGACTGCCCGAGACATAATCCTCCAGAATAAGCCACAGCACATTACCTTGAGAAAGCTCAATACCATTCACTTCGAACAAAGTATTTACTAAATGCTCATACAGGTCGTTCATAATATCTAGTTGAATTCCTACGCTCTGGAGCTGATTCTGCTTCTCTCTCAAACTGAGGATCAGCTGCAGCAGCCTTAAGGAGATAATTCTCTGTGCTGTAGTCATACTGCCCGCCTACCTCTCCATACCGCACTGGTTGGTGTTCTCGCTGATCCATTTTTCTAGCTCATGCCGGCGAAAGAAGATGCGACTTCGGATTTTGAAAAATGGTAGGCTCTTGGTTCTGCACATGTCATAAACTGACCAAGCGGAGATCCTTAAATACTCAGCAGCTTCCTTAACGTCCAATGTTTGCGGCCGTGGCTGCTGGGTCTGTTGTTGTATGACCATCTGGCCAAGCTGCTGCATAAACTGCTGAGGGTCAAATTCAGGCTTCCGCTCCATGAGTTCGGGCATTTGATAGGCTGCAGGTGGTGCCTGCTGAATAATTACTGTCGATGTACTGCGTCTTGCTCTTTGATTACGCATGAATGATTCCTCCTTAAGATTCGTATTTCCTCACGCCTTAGAAGTCCAAAAGCGCATAGGGGGTGTAAATATGCCAACTACCTATAAACAGTGAATGAAATCCCTTGTCCCATAAGGGTTCTTGAAGCCCTAAAACGTGAGGTTTTACCCCCTATCATTCCAGTATTTCTTACGTTGCCGATCCCTGTTAATAATCTTGGTTTGCTCCGGCTTACATTTAGAGCAAAATTGCTGCCTGTTTGAATGCCTGGTGAATGACTCTGCACATCGAGAACACTTCCCTACGGTTTGACCGTGAATGCTATCTGGGTTCTTTCCCCAATAGTTCAGTTCAAGTTCTGGATCTGTAGGCAAGACATTCGTTTCGAAATAATTGCAGCGGACCGCACCCTTTTTGAGATACAGTGGATAATCACCGTCATCTCGAAAGAAGCTACAGACTGCTTGATCATCAGGACAGAGGTGGCATTTGTTCCCGCTGTGCAGAGAAGCGCATTGCTTTCTCGCCAGCATTCGTATAGGCCGAATGATGTCCTTTCTTGTCTTCATATGAAGCCCTCCCTAACCGTTCCCCTTAATAAGATGACTTACGGTAAGCCTCAGCTGCTTCATCCAGCGTTATCATGTCTAAGCGGTTGTGCATAGAGCGCACTAGACGATTGATATTTCCTGCATCAAGCCCTGCTCGCTCCGCTGATAATATCGCGTATCCGAAAGCTGATTGATTGCTCCAAGCCTGCGGCACTAATCTCTCAGCTGTTTGGCAGCCAACCTGATGGGCTTTGACAAGAAGCTCCTCTATATCGTCCAGCAGCCAGATCATGTCCGGTGTGACTCCTTGAGGAAAATGCTTCTGCTCAAGTTGGACCCGAGTTTTAGTGAATGCTGTCTTCCCCACTTGTGGAGATGTTCCACTTGATTCCATTCCTCACGCACCTCCTAACTGGTTTGATTCAGTTCATAGATTTCAGATATAAGCTCCCTAACATCATTCTCATACAGCTTTGCGGCGATCTCATACAACTCAGGGACCTTACCAAGCACCTTCTCGATATAATCCAGCTTGTTCTTGAGTTTTGGTTTG comes from Paenibacillus sp. 19GGS1-52 and encodes:
- a CDS encoding replication protein — its product is MADATGKDNFVRVPHWVMDYLMTANLNMTQFRIFNTVVRYTFGYNQLECWLSLEFISQLTKCDKRQVRRELKVLIARGIVIDRTEGRKRFLRINKDLKKSIGDSLDPLIGDSLDLYREDSLDPHIKKELKKKSTKEKYYIDLPIDDHVFLTIYNTEFRRTLNKEHPKITEQQLLHIMHNIELLKEFELTEDEFKEGVGEHFKTLPSKNNGNILAFIPTFMRYFEVPSSEFVEWDKAKE
- a CDS encoding helix-turn-helix transcriptional regulator, which encodes MSNTVTLNQNSTRADRSKYLAQVAVSKSRSMISLREARENVRCSIKEAAEAAGITERTLKKWEIDCGRADPFAIGRLCKYYGISMSHIHAGKEEDLLTARREASTMEKKTIRVEDIVTLFKHMGRDTTELENFLEEIRGSWEAETKNAPATGIAKAFVQSHM
- a CDS encoding helix-turn-helix domain-containing protein, whose protein sequence is MRNQRARRSTSTVIIQQAPPAAYQMPELMERKPEFDPQQFMQQLGQMVIQQQTQQPRPQTLDVKEAAEYLRISAWSVYDMCRTKSLPFFKIRSRIFFRRHELEKWISENTNQCGMER
- a CDS encoding ArpU family phage packaging/lysis transcriptional regulator: MTAAINKLPSAVKRKLKSAVESELERYRLWKFVMFQEREATITASWSAAPKGFTGSVSDQTGNIAAYNVDEPEHRRQFCERVEQSVSRLPDIERSIITERYMQRTEVFDFVVFNQILDPPMSHVPYD